ATATACAAAAGAAGATAATAATTAGTCATTGATTAAATTTTATTGCAAATATTTTTCAGTTTCATCAATAATCACATTGTACTCTGATATAGTTAAATTCAAATATGGTCGTGCAGGGGTTGTTACTTTCTTCCCCTTGCCGGCTTGTCCACCAAGTTGATGAATTGCTGCATATGCTAAATTAGAACCGATAACAGCACTTTCGTTGTCGTACTGTGTGGTAATAGAGGTTGCCAGTTGTCCTTCCACCTGTAAAATTCTTCCGGGCCAGTGCTTTGTTTTCTTTCGTTTTTTAATTGTGGATTCTGCCAATTCCTGCCATTTGTGAGGTCGACCTTCTTGTTCAAAGTTTTCTTCAACGGCATTTGCCATAATTCCTGCAATATTTTTCATCAAAGGTTTC
This genomic stretch from Candidatus Gastranaerophilales bacterium harbors:
- a CDS encoding phage virion morphogenesis protein; the encoded protein is MQDNIEIRIDNKAVEETLLKVASKCEDMKPLMKNIAGIMANAVEENFEQEGRPHKWQELAESTIKKRKKTKHWPGRILQVEGQLATSITTQYDNESAVIGSNLAYAAIHQLGGQAGKGKKVTTPARPYLNLTISEYNVIIDETEKYLQ